The DNA sequence CTTGTCGAAGTCCTGGGGCTTGGGGTTGAAGTAAATCACGCGCTGGGCAATGCGGTTGGTATCGACCAGGGTGAAGGCGAAGTAGTTGGGGTCGAGCGTGGGGTTGTACTCCAGGCCCAGAATGTTCTTTTGCCCGTCGCGGGGCAGGCGGCCCACCACATGTACCTTGGTCAGGTTACCATCGGCGGCCCGCTCCCGCGCCTCGCGGAACGAGACGTACACGCTGGCGTCGCCCACGGTGCTCATGATGATGCCGATAGCAACGGCAATGACGGCAATGGCGAGAATATGAGATTTTTTCATGATGCTTCAACAGCGCCGGACCCGGTGGCCGGCTGTAGTGAACAACCAAAGGTCCCCGAAAAATCCGTCGGGGCGGAATTCATTTATCAGTTAACAAGTAACCATTCGCCCTTTTACCGGCAAATGATACTGGTCATATGATCAATCCTAGTTGTCTTTTAGCTCCCGCTCCAGCCGCCCTACTTTGCGGTCCAGGGAAATCAGGAAAGCCAGCAGACCCGCCAGCACCACGGTAATGACGGCCACTACCACGTAGATTTTACCGCTCTGGCGCAGGGTATCGGCCATTTCGGGCGAGTCGGCGGCTTGCTGCGCGGCGGCGTTCAGCACAGGCAGCAGCAGGGCCGCCAGCAGCAACAAGGCGGCGCGGAGCTTAGGCAAGCTGTTTTTCATATACTTTTTGTTTGAGCAAGGCAATGCGGCTGGCCACCTGGGCCAGCCAAAAGGCTAAGAGCGTCCAGCCGATAACGGCCGGGTAAAACACCAGGCGCATGTTGTCGTCGAGGTCGTACTTGGCGAAGGCCGGGTTGCCGCCCGCCCCGGGGTGCAGCGAATCGGTGAGGCGGGGCAGGATGTAGAACAGCGGCATGGCCGTGGCGAAGGCGAAGATGTTGTAGATGGCCGAAATGCGGGCCCGCTGCTGCTCGTCGGTGAAGGAGGAGCGCAGCACCAGGTAGGCACCGTAGATCAGCATGGCAATGGCCGCGCCGTTGAGCTTGGGGTCGTTGGTCCACCAGGTGCCCCAGGTGTACTTGGCCCAGATGCTACCGGTAGCCAACCCCACGCAGCCCATCAGAATACCGGTGCGGGCCGCCTCGTGGGAGCGAATGTCCAGCTCGGCCGAGGGGTTGCGCAGGTAGCGCACCGAGTACACCACCGAGGCAAACAGGATAAAGGTCATGCCGAACCACATCGGCACGTGGAAGTACAGGTTGCGGATGGTTTCGTTCAGAATGGCCAGCCGGGGCACCGGCACGAGCAGGCCCGCCACCGCCGTATACAGCAGCAGCACCACGGCCAGGGCTTTCCACCAGTTGTTTTTCATGAGAAGCAGGAAATAAGCCGCGCGGCACCCGGTGCAAGCACCCCGCCAGAGCATAACAGCCGAGCCCGGCCGTTTGTCACGGCCACGGCATATTGAATTAGCTGCGCCATAGGAAGGGAAAAAGCAGGTACGACACGGCGGTGACAATCAGGTTCAGGGCCACCAAGGTGAGCAACGAGCTGCGGCTGGCGTCGAATTCGAGCCCGTCCAGCGCGTTTTTCGACACCTTAATCAGCAGCAGCAGCATGGGCACCATCAGCGGGAAGCCCAGCACGGCCATCAGCGTGCTGCTGTTGGTGGCCTTGGCCGCAATGCCAGAGACGAGCGTGAGCGTGGAGGCAAACCCGACGGCGCCCAGCACCACGTTGGCCAGAAACAGCGGCAGGTTCTGCACGGGATTGCCCAGCACCACGGCATACAGCCCGAAGCCGGCCAACGCCAGCCCCAGCAGCAGCAGGGCGTTGTAGGCAATCTTGGCCAGAATCACGGCCTGGGGCTGCACCAGCGTGTAGTAGTACAGCAGCCGCCCCCGGCTTTCCTGCAAGAAGCCCTTGGCCACGGCATTGACGGCCGTAAAGAGCAGGATAATCCAGAACAGGGCATTCCAGGCCGGCACCGGCAGCTCGCCCCCGCGCAGGGCAAAGCTGAGGTAGCACACAAATACGGTGCTGCCCACGTAGAGCAGCATGCCGCTCAGGGCCGCGCGCTGCCGCCATTCCAGGCGGAAGTCCTTCTGAATCAAATACCAAATCTCGCGGAGGAGCAACACGGCAGAGCGGCTGGTGAACAGGGCCGCAAAGATACAACCCAACCTCCGGATAGGCCTCACCTAAGTCCATTATTCGCCTGCGCGCCGCTGGGCAGCTGACTTTAGCGGCCACAAAAAAGCCTTCCGCCGGGTAGCAGAAGGCTTTTTCGGGGAGTATCCGGGTTTACCGGGCCACGGCAAACTTCCCGGCCGAGGTAGTACTTTCCTGGGTCAGGCGGTAGGTGTAGAGGCCGGCGGCCAGGGCGCGGGTCGAAAAAGTCAGGCGGCCCTGCGCGGGTTTGGCCGCGTACGTAGCCACCACGCGGCCGGTCAGGTCGAACACGCGCAGCTCGGCTGGCGCCGCGGATGCGCCCAGCTCAAAGGTCACAAAGCTGGTGGCCGGGTTCGGGTACACGGCCGTGGTCAGGGCCTCCTGGGCGGGGCGGGCGGCCAGCACCGTGTTGCGGAACGGCAGGTAGTCGACCAGGCCCAGGGCGGCATTGTCGGGCTGGTGGTAGATGTGGCTTTCAATTTCGGTGACGAAGTTGGTGCCCCAGTCGTTGTTTTCGGCCTTGAAGCTCTCGGCGGTGTTGTTGTAGATGTCGTATATCTGCCCACCGTTGCCGTTGCCCGTCAGCAGGTTGCGGCCCACGTTGGTGGTATCCAGGCTGGTCAGGTCGCCGAAGCTCACGCGCGGGGCAGGCGTGGTGGCGTTGGAGCGCTGCAGGGTTACGCCGTAGAGGTTGCCCCGGATGATATTGCGCGACACCACGCCGGTCTGGGTTTGGGTGCCGTTGAAGTTCAGCCCGCTGCCGCCGGTTTGGGCGTTGGGGTTGATGTTGTTGTCCGAAACGATGTTCTGGGTAATGTAGCTGGTGATGTTGCCGCCCACGATGGCAATGCCGTAGCGGTTGTTGCGCACGATGTTGCGCCGAATCTGCACCTGACTCACGGCGCTGGTGCCCAGCAGGTTAGAAATGCTGATACCGCCGGCCATCAGGTAGCGGCCCACCACTAGGTTGCCCTGAATAATGATGGGCGTAGCGCCCCCGATGCCCAGATTAATCTGGGGCCAGTTGCCATTCTCGGTGCTGTTGGCTACCAGCACGTTGTTGCGGATAATGGGCGAGGTAGGCCGGTTCGACGGGCTCAGGATGCCGGAGCGCGCGTTGCCGTAGATGCGGCAGTTGGTGATGCGCGGAATCCCGCCCGAGAGGCTAATGGCCCCGCTGTTGGTGGCCTTGGTGCCAATGGCCGACACCTGGTAGCGCACCACGCAGCTGTCCATGACCAGGCTGGCGTCCACTACCTTGATGCCGCCGCCGTACTCCACCACCGTTTTGCGCAGCTCCGAGCCTTCACTGGTAGCCGAAAACCAGAAGCTGTGAAACGGCTTGGTAGGGTCCATGGCGGTGACTTTCACCGAGTCGCGGGGGTTGATGCGCAGCACGCCGTCCACGTAAAACAACGCCAGCGAAGCCATTTTGATGGTGGCGTTGCCGCGAATGTCGAGCGTGTCGCGGGCCGACAGCCGGATGGTGTCGTTGATTTGAAACGTACTGCCGTCCGCCGTTACGTAGCCGCCCGAGGCGGCCAGCAGCTGCGCCAGATTCCAGCGGACACCGGTGCCGGGCGTGCGGTACTGCGCCTGCGTGGGCAGCCAGCTACCCAGGCTCAAGGCGAGAAGAAGTAAGAGTTTTTTCATGTCGGGACAACGTAAAAGAACCGGCTCAGACTAGACAACCGGCAAGGAAGATAGGACTAAAGACAGGAAAAGAGCCAGCCGGTTGCCCGGCTGGCTCTTTTCCTGTCTTCCACGGAGGTGGAGGCAGCGGCAGGGCTCCTTAGAAGTCGTAGCCCAGCGTGAAGTAGAATTTGGGACCCTTCTGCACGTAGTCTTCCTGCCCCCAGGCCACGTCGGCCTTGCCGTAGAAGCCCAGCAGCGTGGTGCGCATACCAAAGCCGTAGCCGATCAGCAGGGGGTTGCGGAAGTTGACGACGGTGGCGGTGAAGGCATTGCCAAAGCCGCCCTTGAGACGCTTGTTGAAGGAGTTGTTTTCGTTGAACGGATTCGAGCCGGCGTACGCGGAGCCCGCGTCGGTAAAGGCCGTGAGCTGCAGGTTGCGGAAGAAGCCCGAGTAAATCGGCTTGCGCGACAGGTACTGGATGACGGGCACCCGCAGCTCCGAGTTGAACAGCACGTAGCGCGGCCCGTTGCGCTTGCTGTAATCAAAGCCGCGCAGGTTGGTTACAAACTGCTGGTAGAACACCTGCGTCGGGTCGCTGAAGGAAGTGGCGCCGGGCGTCAGGCCCGAATCTTCGTAGCGGGCATTCAGCCAGTTATCCATGCCGCCCAGGCGAAACGTCTGGGCCGCCGAGCCGAAGAAAGAGCCGAAGCTGGCGCGGTTGGCCCAGATAATCTGCCGGTGAATCTTCTGATAGTGGCGCAGGTCGATGTACACCTTGCCGAAGCTCTGCCCCCCGTCGTTGATGCCGTTGAGCTTGAGCACCCCGATTTTCATGCGGGTGCCTTCTATCATGTTGACGCCCGTGGAAATGGCGTTGTCGAACACCAGCTCCCCGCTGCCGCCAATGTAGTTGCGGTCCACGTCGTCCTCGGTGCTGAACTTGCTGATAACGGTCCGGTTCACGTTCACGAAGCGCGGGCCGCCCCGCACGCTCAGGTTGTGGGTGAGCGGGTAGGCAATGGTGGGCGCCACCTCGTGGCGGCCGTAGCGCAGGCGCTGGTTTTCCGCATCAAAGAAGTACGCCTGCTTCTGGTAGCTGATGCTCCAGTCGTAGCGCTTGCGCAGGTTGGTATACTCGGCGAAGATATTGCTGGTGCGCAGGTCGGTGAGGGCGAAAATACCGGCCCGGATGCGGTGATCCTCAAACAGGTCGGCCATGTTGGCCTGCCCGATCAGGCCCAGGCCCAGCAGCGGGTCGGCGTACAGCGACGACACCACGTTGTCGATGCTGAAGCGCTTGTCGTACTTCACGGGCCCCACCACGGCCAGGGCATCGGGGGGCGGGGCCGTGGGCAGGGCGGCCACGTCGGCGCGCTTGCGCCGGGGTGCCGGGGCAGGGCTGTCTTCCTCAAACTGGTAGTCACCAGTGTTGATCTGCCCGTCGTTTTTGCCGGGAGCCTTGGCCGGTACGGTAGTATCGGGCTGGGTATCGGCGGCTACGGACTTCGCCGGCTGCGGAGCGGGCCGCTGCGGGGCGCGCGAACGGTCTTCCAGGGTTTCCTGCCGGGCCGTTTTGTAGAGCGTCAGGTTTTCGGGCAGCGCGTACGTGGGATACAAGTACACGAAGTCGCGGGCCTTGTCGGAAGCCACGAAGCCCAGGGCCCCGGTGGTGGGGTTGTAGTCGAAGTTGGCCAGGTTGGGCTGAAAGCTGCTGACCGGCACGTACTGCCGGGTTTTCAGCGAGTAGCGGTAGATGCTGCGCACCCCACTTTCCTCGCCCAGAAACATGATTTCGTCGTCGGATATGGCCCGGGGCCGGCCTTCGTTCGAAATGGTGCTCACCAGGCTTTCCACCGGCTGGGCCCGGCCATCAAGGTGGTAGAGAAACAGGTCGTAGTTGTTGACGACGTTACCAAACGAGCCTTTTGCCGTCCCGGCCGAGTCGAGCCAGCGGTTGGAGCTGAACACGATGCCCGCGCCGCCCGGCAGAAACACGGGCTGCACGTCGTCGAACACGTCGTTGGTCAGCTTCTCGGGCGTGCGGCTGCCGGCGCGCAGCAGGTACAGGTCGTTCTGCCCGTTGCGCACCCCGCTAAACACCAGCGACTTGCCGTCGGGCGAATAGCTCAAATCGAGCACCTGGGAATAAGGCCGGAAGATGGTGGAGCCGGCGCTGCCGATAAACGGCAGGCCTTCCTTGAGGCGGGCAAACAGCCCCGAGGCGCCGCCGTCGGCCGGGCGCAGGCGCAGGCTCATGTTTCCCTTGGCCATTTCGGCCACGGCCACCTGCCCGTTGCCCCGCCAGGCCAAAGCCGGCAAGCGGGTTTCCACCTGCTGGTCGGGCGTTTTGTAGCCGCCCCGGTGAATCACGCGGCGGCCCGAGCCGTCCCGGTTCGTGACCAGCACCCGGTAGCGCCCCCGCTCGTTCGACACGTAGGCCAGCTGCTGCCCGTTGGGGCTGAGCACGGGCTGGGTGTAGAGCACGCCCTTGCGGTTGTTCTTGGCCAGCTGCCGCGCTTCCTCGGGCAGCACAAACGGCGTCTGGGGCTGGGCGTTTAGCTGGCGGTAATACGCAATCCAGTCTTTCAGGAACACCTTATAAGGCACGTTCAGCGAGCTGCTGATGCCCACTTCCACGTCGCGCGTGATGCGCGTCAGGTTCAGAATGTTCTGAATGGTGGTGTAGCCGTAGCGCTCGGCAATGTAGTTCCACATGCTCTGGCCGGCCAGCTCGGGGTTGCGCACGAAAAACGGCGCGGCCCTGTTCGACTCGACTTTGTGGGTCATGTCGCGCATGTAGTCGTCCATGTCTACGCTCCAGCCCTCGGCGGCGTAGGCCGAGGCCCCGGTCACAAACCAGTCGGGCAGCTGCAGCAGGTAGCTGCTCTGAATAACTTCCTTGAGCGAGCCGCCATACATCATGTCGTTGAGCAGCACC is a window from the Hymenobacter aquaticus genome containing:
- a CDS encoding cytochrome c maturation protein CcmE domain-containing protein, which encodes MKKSHILAIAVIAVAIGIIMSTVGDASVYVSFREARERAADGNLTKVHVVGRLPRDGQKNILGLEYNPTLDPNYFAFTLVDTNRIAQRVIYFNPKPQDFDKSEQVVITGAMRNDVFVADKILLKCPSKYVEKDIKGATASVN
- a CDS encoding CcmD family protein, coding for MKNSLPKLRAALLLLAALLLPVLNAAAQQAADSPEMADTLRQSGKIYVVVAVITVVLAGLLAFLISLDRKVGRLERELKDN
- a CDS encoding cytochrome c biogenesis protein translates to MKNNWWKALAVVLLLYTAVAGLLVPVPRLAILNETIRNLYFHVPMWFGMTFILFASVVYSVRYLRNPSAELDIRSHEAARTGILMGCVGLATGSIWAKYTWGTWWTNDPKLNGAAIAMLIYGAYLVLRSSFTDEQQRARISAIYNIFAFATAMPLFYILPRLTDSLHPGAGGNPAFAKYDLDDNMRLVFYPAVIGWTLLAFWLAQVASRIALLKQKVYEKQLA
- a CDS encoding heme exporter protein CcmB, which codes for MLLREIWYLIQKDFRLEWRQRAALSGMLLYVGSTVFVCYLSFALRGGELPVPAWNALFWIILLFTAVNAVAKGFLQESRGRLLYYYTLVQPQAVILAKIAYNALLLLGLALAGFGLYAVVLGNPVQNLPLFLANVVLGAVGFASTLTLVSGIAAKATNSSTLMAVLGFPLMVPMLLLLIKVSKNALDGLEFDASRSSLLTLVALNLIVTAVSYLLFPFLWRS
- a CDS encoding T9SS type A sorting domain-containing protein, yielding MKKLLLLLALSLGSWLPTQAQYRTPGTGVRWNLAQLLAASGGYVTADGSTFQINDTIRLSARDTLDIRGNATIKMASLALFYVDGVLRINPRDSVKVTAMDPTKPFHSFWFSATSEGSELRKTVVEYGGGIKVVDASLVMDSCVVRYQVSAIGTKATNSGAISLSGGIPRITNCRIYGNARSGILSPSNRPTSPIIRNNVLVANSTENGNWPQINLGIGGATPIIIQGNLVVGRYLMAGGISISNLLGTSAVSQVQIRRNIVRNNRYGIAIVGGNITSYITQNIVSDNNINPNAQTGGSGLNFNGTQTQTGVVSRNIIRGNLYGVTLQRSNATTPAPRVSFGDLTSLDTTNVGRNLLTGNGNGGQIYDIYNNTAESFKAENNDWGTNFVTEIESHIYHQPDNAALGLVDYLPFRNTVLAARPAQEALTTAVYPNPATSFVTFELGASAAPAELRVFDLTGRVVATYAAKPAQGRLTFSTRALAAGLYTYRLTQESTTSAGKFAVAR
- a CDS encoding PD40 domain-containing protein, which produces MKHLSLLVALSAAVVLSAADAARAQTAQEPFGRVRIQYKDFDWQQLSTQNFNIYYYAGGEVAARRAAEYAEKELQRITSLIGYYPYSKTTVMLYNSVGDLRQSNVGLDTDKYQTGGETELLRMSKVQLAFQGQQTTFKRDLSYQITRVLLNDMMYGGSLKEVIQSSYLLQLPDWFVTGASAYAAEGWSVDMDDYMRDMTHKVESNRAAPFFVRNPELAGQSMWNYIAERYGYTTIQNILNLTRITRDVEVGISSSLNVPYKVFLKDWIAYYRQLNAQPQTPFVLPEEARQLAKNNRKGVLYTQPVLSPNGQQLAYVSNERGRYRVLVTNRDGSGRRVIHRGGYKTPDQQVETRLPALAWRGNGQVAVAEMAKGNMSLRLRPADGGASGLFARLKEGLPFIGSAGSTIFRPYSQVLDLSYSPDGKSLVFSGVRNGQNDLYLLRAGSRTPEKLTNDVFDDVQPVFLPGGAGIVFSSNRWLDSAGTAKGSFGNVVNNYDLFLYHLDGRAQPVESLVSTISNEGRPRAISDDEIMFLGEESGVRSIYRYSLKTRQYVPVSSFQPNLANFDYNPTTGALGFVASDKARDFVYLYPTYALPENLTLYKTARQETLEDRSRAPQRPAPQPAKSVAADTQPDTTVPAKAPGKNDGQINTGDYQFEEDSPAPAPRRKRADVAALPTAPPPDALAVVGPVKYDKRFSIDNVVSSLYADPLLGLGLIGQANMADLFEDHRIRAGIFALTDLRTSNIFAEYTNLRKRYDWSISYQKQAYFFDAENQRLRYGRHEVAPTIAYPLTHNLSVRGGPRFVNVNRTVISKFSTEDDVDRNYIGGSGELVFDNAISTGVNMIEGTRMKIGVLKLNGINDGGQSFGKVYIDLRHYQKIHRQIIWANRASFGSFFGSAAQTFRLGGMDNWLNARYEDSGLTPGATSFSDPTQVFYQQFVTNLRGFDYSKRNGPRYVLFNSELRVPVIQYLSRKPIYSGFFRNLQLTAFTDAGSAYAGSNPFNENNSFNKRLKGGFGNAFTATVVNFRNPLLIGYGFGMRTTLLGFYGKADVAWGQEDYVQKGPKFYFTLGYDF